A single window of Pontibacillus chungwhensis DNA harbors:
- the bshB2 gene encoding bacillithiol biosynthesis deacetylase BshB2 — translation MDQHVAIILPHPDDEAFGCSGTILEFRGQDIPVTYFCGTLGEMGRNMGSPFFANRETLPEIRKKELQDACKELDINLEMLGYRDKTLEFEDRDEVAKDLKQRLEEINPSLVITFYPGHAVHPDHDAMGAAAIKAVEMMDESKRPEVWAKAITHNRRELLGEPDIVRDVEDYFEGKMRAIEAHRSQAEGMMKQFRDSPNLKEINSEGRKLLKYEEFYKWTF, via the coding sequence ATGGATCAACATGTCGCTATTATTTTACCTCATCCAGACGATGAAGCATTCGGTTGTTCAGGTACGATCCTTGAATTTCGTGGACAGGATATTCCTGTAACGTATTTTTGTGGAACGTTAGGAGAAATGGGCCGCAACATGGGGAGCCCTTTTTTCGCTAATCGCGAAACTCTCCCGGAAATTCGTAAGAAAGAACTTCAGGATGCGTGTAAGGAATTAGATATTAACTTAGAAATGCTTGGTTACCGCGATAAGACGTTAGAATTTGAAGATCGTGATGAAGTAGCGAAAGATTTAAAACAACGTCTTGAAGAGATTAACCCAAGCCTTGTTATTACATTTTACCCTGGTCATGCTGTTCACCCTGACCACGATGCTATGGGAGCTGCTGCCATTAAGGCTGTTGAAATGATGGATGAGTCCAAGCGTCCAGAGGTATGGGCCAAGGCGATTACGCATAATCGTCGTGAGCTTCTAGGTGAGCCGGATATTGTTAGAGACGTAGAAGATTATTTCGAAGGCAAGATGAGAGCCATTGAAGCTCACCGTTCTCAAGCGGAAGGAATGATGAAACAATTCCGTGATAGCCCGAACTTAAAAGAGATTAATTCCGAGGGCCGTAAGTTATTGAAATACGAAGAATTTTATAAATGGACGTTTTAA
- a CDS encoding YojF family protein, translating to METIQIDHVQKALENLAHKDVYIHLETTNGAYARHFDSNAYNVGAFIRNAQVRYTQAKIIGHESFRVGLKTQLGWIYAEGLTDWELDDQGRLLMAGHDNEGRLMVALEISEKPFN from the coding sequence ATGGAAACGATCCAAATCGATCACGTCCAAAAAGCGCTTGAGAATTTAGCGCATAAAGATGTTTACATTCATTTAGAAACTACGAACGGTGCTTACGCGCGCCACTTTGACTCAAACGCATATAATGTAGGAGCATTTATTCGGAATGCTCAAGTTCGATATACGCAAGCGAAAATTATTGGTCATGAATCCTTCCGTGTTGGCTTGAAGACTCAACTTGGCTGGATTTATGCAGAAGGCTTAACAGACTGGGAGCTCGATGATCAAGGTCGTTTGCTTATGGCCGGTCACGATAACGAAGGTCGTTTAATGGTTGCTTTAGAAATCAGCGAGAAGCCGTTTAATTAA